In Hyalangium minutum, the sequence GGACCCTCCGCCCGGGACCAGGAACACCACGCGGCCCAGGCCCCGCCGCCGTCGCGCACGCTGCTCCAGCCGAGCAGCGAGGTGATGGCCATGCTCGTGCGCCGGGGCTTCCAGCCCAGCCTTGCCACGCTGGATCTGCCCTTCCCACCGGACGCGGATGAGGCCCTGACCGAGCGGATCGCGGAGCGGCTCGGGCACTATGCCTTCCGCCTCTTCCTGCGAGGCGCCATCCTGAGGCGCGGCAGCTTCTCCCCGGAGGATGCCTCGAAGTACGTGGAGGCGCCTCGGGCGACCGAGATGGCCGAGGATCTGGTCTCCCTGCGGATGGCGGCGCGGGAGGAAGACGGGCGCTACCGGCTGCTCCATCCGGTTCGGAACTTCGGCGGCACGCTGGAGTGGTACGTGGGCCGTGAGCTGCGAGGGCGCCTGGGCTTCGATGTGGCCGCCGGTGTGAAGTTCCACGCGCCCGAGGTAGGCGGGGATCTCGACGTGGTGGCCGCAGCCGAGGGCCGGCTGCTGTACCTGGAGATGAAATCCTCGCCGCCCAAGCACCTCGCGCAGGATGAGGTGTCCGCGTTCTTCCGGCGCGTGCGTGCGCTGCGCCCCCACCTGGCCATCCTCGTCATGGACACGGCCTTGCGCTTGTCCGACAAGGTCGTCCCACTGCTCCAGGCCGAGCTGAGCGCTCCGGTTCCGGAGCCCCGCCGCGTGGTGCGCGAGGTCTGGGCCCTGACGCCGCACCTCTATGTGGTGAATGCCAAACAAGATTTAATGACGAACGTTGGGATCGCCATCGCCGAGGGCTGGCGTGCACTGTCTCCTCCGCCACCGTGAACCTCTGGAGTAGGGTGCGCCCCGTCCGGTCATCGGGGACCGGTATAGGGGGAAGCACACCATGGAGTTCCACAGAGGCCGGCTGTTCGACCACGTCCACCTGAAGGTTCGCGATCTCGAGGCGAGCAAGCGCTTCTATCGCGCCATCTTCGAGGTGCTGGGCGTCCCGTTCGGCGGAGAACGTCCAGGCGTGTTCTGGACCGATGAGCTCTACGTGAGCGCCACAACTCCGCTGACCACGAACATGCACCTGGCCTTCCAGGCACCCGATCACGAGACCGTGCAGCGCTTCCACAAGGCCGCGGTCGCCGCAGGCGGCAAGGACAATGGAGGCCCTGGCGAGCGCCAGTACCACCCGGGCTACTACGCGGCCTTCGTGCTCGATCCCGATGGGAACAACATCGAGGCCGTGTTCCATGGACCGGCGAAGCGCTCGGCGGCTTCCGTCGTCTTCACGACCGCAGGTTGACGCCGCGCACCCGCGCTCAGGGCTGGAACCCGGGCAGTGACGGTGCCTGGGCCACGAGATCTCGGATGTGCTGCGGATCGAAGGGCTTGTCGATCAGTGGGAACGGCACTGTCTGCAGGAACGTGCGAGCCTTCTCGGTGAAGCTGCCGCCCGTCATGAAGACGAACCGCTCCAGGCAGGCCTTTCGTTGGGCCTGCAGCGCCTCGTAGACGTCCATTCCCGTCAGGTCCGCCATCATGAGATCGCAGAAGATGCGATCGAAGGCTTCGTCCTTCGCGAGGAGATCCAGCGCCTCGCGGCCGCTCTCCACCGCCACCACCTCGTGCGAGCGGCCGATGATGCGCCGGAACACCGAAGCCATCCCCGGCTCGTCGTCGATGACCAGCACTCGCCTGCGCCTGGCCACCTTCGCTATCGGCGCGGGCGTCAGCGCTGGCGCGGGTGCCATGCTCGTCGGCAGCACCACCCGGAACGTCGTTCCCACCCCGGGCTTGCTCGTGGCGCTCAGGTTCCCCTTCATGCTCTGCACCAGCCCCAGGCAGATGGAGAGCCCCAGCCCCATGCCCTCGCCCATGGACTTCGTGGTGAAGTAGGGCTCGAAGGCACGCTCCAGCACCTCCGGCGTCATCCCCCGGCCCGTGTCGCTCACCTCCACCACCACCCGCCCATCCTCCATCTTCGTGGTGAGCGTGATCCAGTGGTTCGCCGCATCGCCCTCGGGGATGGCCTGGGCCGCGTTCATCAGCAGGTGCAGGAACACCTGGCCCAGCTTCGCGTCGTTGGCCAGCGCCTTCGGCACGGGGTGGTAGCGCTTCTCCACCTGGGCCCGGTGGCGCAGGTGCGGCATCGCCATGGACAGGCTGAAGTCCAGTGCCTCGCGCACGTCCACCGGCCCCAGCAGGGACTCGTCCGCCCGAGCAAAGCGCTTCAGATCCGTCAGGATGCCGCGGATGCGCTCGGCGCCCGTCCGTGCCTCCTCGAGCGCCTCGAGCGGCTCCTGGAGTACCTCCGTGCTCGAAATCGGCCCCGTGAGCGAACCCAGCGCCTCCAGCGCGAAGTGCAGGTTGCCGATCACGAAGGACAGCGGGTTGTTGATCTCGTGCCCCACGCCCGCCGCGAGCTGGCCCGCCACCGCCAGCTTCTCCGATTGGACGAGCTTCTCCCGTGCCGCCATCAGCTCCTTCGCTCGCTCGTACGCGAGCGCCTCCGCCTCCAGCCGCAGCGAGTGCTCCCGGGCCAGCAGCGCATCCCGCTCCGCTTCCAGGCGCTTGCGATCGCGGATCTCCCGGAAGAAGGCCGACAGCCCCTGGCCCGAGGGATAGATGTGCACCTCGTACCAGTTGTCCGGCGGCAGGTACGCCTCGAAGCGGTACGAGACCCGGTGGGCCATGGCCCGGCGGAGCGCCTGCTCATACGGGGGCGCGGCCAGCCGAGGGATCATCTCCCAGAGGCTCCGGCTCAGCATCTGCTCGCGCGGCTGGGAGGACAGGTCCTCGGTGTGCACGTTGACGTAGGTGAAGTTCCAGTTCGCATCCACTGTGAAGAAGGCGTCGGGCGTGCCCTCGAGGATCTCCACCATGCGGTCTCGCGTCTGCCGCAGGGCCTCCTCGGTGCGCCGGGAGATGCTGATGTCCCGGAAGCGGGCGATGAGGAAGTGCCGCACTTTCATCACTGTGCAGTACAGCCAGCCCTCGCCGCGGCTGTCCGGATAGGCCACGGAGAGCTCCGCCGAGATGGGCTGCCCCGAGCCCTCCGCCGCGCACAGCACCGCCATCCAGCCCACCGCGTCCCGCCCCGGCAGCAGCTTGCGCAGCCGTTGCCCGGCCAGACTGCCCTCGCGAGGGCCGAGGATGGCGTGGGCGGCGGGGTTGGCGGAGAGGCACTCGAAGTCAGTGATCGTCCCCGGGTCGTCATGCAGAGGCACCAGGAAGAGGCTCCCCTGGGGCGAGACCCGCTCCGCCTCCTCGAGCGCGCGCAGCAGGGCCGAGGCGTCGAGCGAGGACGTCTCCTGCAGCCGCTCTGTGGGAGTGGACTTCACGGGCAGTAGGCTCGACATGCCGGAGCAGGCTCCAGGATGACAGGTCTCCGAATGCAGCGAGGGGCCCCCGAGTCTTCCCGGGAGCCCCCCTGATCAGTGGTCAGTGTCAAGTCCCCCTCCCGGTTCATGCGGGAGGGGAAGACACCGGTGCAGTTTAGCGCGCGGCGCGCCGTCCCTGCGTGGACACCTTGCCAGGTGTGGCCTGGGCGATGGTGGGCGAGACCGTGAACACCAGGTCGTCGCGATCATCATAGCCGCCGGTGGTGCAGGAGCCCGCGGTGCTGCTGAAGCGGAAGTTGCCGCGGATGGCCTGCTGGCCGGTGGCCGTCGCGTTCAGGGTGAACGTGTGGGTGAACGTGTAGAAGCCACGCGTTGTCGGGCAGGAGAGGCCCGTGGTCAGCGCGGTCCAGGTCGGCGTCGCGGCCGTGGGGTTGGTCGAGTAGTACAGGTCCAGCTTGTCCGTGGAGCTGTAGCAGTGCGCCTTCGCGGTCAGCGTCACCTGCTTGCCCGGGGCCAGGTTGCCCTGGTCCACGGTCTTGAGGGTGAGCTGCTCCAGGCTCTCGTCCGTCTGGTAGGTGCCGGAGTTGCCATCGGCGCAGGTGCTGCCCAGGGTGTTGGGCCGGTTGGTCTCATTGCCGCTGGTCATCGTGCCGCGGCCCTTGATGGCCGTGGTGCCGGTGTCGCAGCCGCACGCGGCGGTACAGCTCGGGACCTTGAGCGTGGTGTTGTAGGTGGCCAACTGCGGCGAGCAGATGTTCGCCGTGGTGAAGCTGAACGTGCTGCTGTACGCGCTCGCGCCGCAGGTGTCCTTGGCGCGCGCCCGCCAGTAGTAGGTGGTGTTGGCGCTGAGCGCCGGGGACACCGTCCAGGCGCTGGCCGCCAGCGCCGTGTTGGAGGCCACCACGGAGGCGAAGGCCGAGTCGCTGGCCACCTGCACCTCGTAGGCGGTGGCGCCCGTCACGTCCGTCCAGTCCAGGTCCGCCGCGGCGGAGACGCCGGTGGCGCCGTTGGCAGGGGCGGACAGGGTGGGCGCCGCGAGCGTGGTGCAGCCGCGCGTGGTGAAGGCGCTGGCCGAGGACCAGGTGCTGGAGCCGCCGCAGCTGTTGGCCGAGCGCACACGCCAGTAATAGGGGGTGTTGGCGTTGAGGGCCGGGGACACCGTCCACGTGCTGGCCGTGAGGCCCGAGGCCGAGGCCACCACCGTGGCAAAGCCCGCGTCGCTGGCCACCTGCACGTCGTAGGTGGCTCCCGTCACGTCGCTCCAGTCGAGCACCGCGGCGAACTGCACGCCCGTGGCGCCGCCCGCCGGGCTGACGATGGCCGGAGTGCTGGGCGAGGCGCAGCTCGGCGTGGTGCACACGCACTGGCTGGCCTGGCTGTAGCAGGCGGCGCTCGTGCCCTGGCCAACGATGGAGTAGCAGTACTGGCGGCCGTTGGCGACCTCGCCATCCGTGTAGCTGGTGCCGGTGACGGTGGCGATCTTCGCCTTGCCGAAGTTGCAGCCCGCGAAGCCCTCCGTCTTCATCACCCAGTAGGAGCTGGCGCCCGTGGTGGTGCTCCAGTTCAGCGTCACCTGGCCGTCGCCCGGGGTGGCGGTGGCGGACGGAGCCGCGGTGGGGCCGCTGGCGCAGCCGCTGTCCACGGGGGCCGGAGTGGAGCATGCGATGTTGTGGCGGTTGAAGGCCGCGTAAATGGCCTTCATGTGCGGGGTGCCGTCGTTCAGGTTGCCGTTGTCGTCATCCGCCGCGAGCCAGGACATGTAGCCGTTGGTGGCGCCGCAGCCGTTCGAGGTGCCGGCGGTGCAGTCACAGGCGTGCCACGTGCCGATGTTGCCGCTGCCCTGGTAGAAGACCTTGTTGGCGACGATGAAGGCGGTGTTGGAGTCGTAGTTGTACGGCGCGCCGCGCAGATCGCGCGACACGAGATCCCACGCGGCCTGACGCGCGGGCGCGGCGGCGCAGTGCACCTGGCGGCCGCAGGGGCCAGTGCTGGAGCTGCAGCGCGGGCAGACGTGGTTCTGCGGGGTGTCCGGGATGCCGTCCGTGTGCTTGGCCCAGTCCGCGTCGCGCACGCCCGAGCAGTTGGTGGCGCAGTGCGCGGGCTGCCCGGTCACCTGGTTCTCGTTCACGTTGTAGCCGGTGCCGTCCGCCGTCTGGCCGCAGCCCTTGTCGCTCGTCCAGAAGAAGCCGTGGCCCACGCACGAGGTCTGCAGGCGGTAGATGGCGGCGATGTCCGCGTAGCCCTCGCTGGAGTTGCTCAGCGAGCCGTTGGAGTCGTTGTTGTCCATGC encodes:
- a CDS encoding VOC family protein produces the protein MEFHRGRLFDHVHLKVRDLEASKRFYRAIFEVLGVPFGGERPGVFWTDELYVSATTPLTTNMHLAFQAPDHETVQRFHKAAVAAGGKDNGGPGERQYHPGYYAAFVLDPDGNNIEAVFHGPAKRSAASVVFTTAG
- a CDS encoding ATP-binding protein, which encodes MSSLLPVKSTPTERLQETSSLDASALLRALEEAERVSPQGSLFLVPLHDDPGTITDFECLSANPAAHAILGPREGSLAGQRLRKLLPGRDAVGWMAVLCAAEGSGQPISAELSVAYPDSRGEGWLYCTVMKVRHFLIARFRDISISRRTEEALRQTRDRMVEILEGTPDAFFTVDANWNFTYVNVHTEDLSSQPREQMLSRSLWEMIPRLAAPPYEQALRRAMAHRVSYRFEAYLPPDNWYEVHIYPSGQGLSAFFREIRDRKRLEAERDALLAREHSLRLEAEALAYERAKELMAAREKLVQSEKLAVAGQLAAGVGHEINNPLSFVIGNLHFALEALGSLTGPISSTEVLQEPLEALEEARTGAERIRGILTDLKRFARADESLLGPVDVREALDFSLSMAMPHLRHRAQVEKRYHPVPKALANDAKLGQVFLHLLMNAAQAIPEGDAANHWITLTTKMEDGRVVVEVSDTGRGMTPEVLERAFEPYFTTKSMGEGMGLGLSICLGLVQSMKGNLSATSKPGVGTTFRVVLPTSMAPAPALTPAPIAKVARRRRVLVIDDEPGMASVFRRIIGRSHEVVAVESGREALDLLAKDEAFDRIFCDLMMADLTGMDVYEALQAQRKACLERFVFMTGGSFTEKARTFLQTVPFPLIDKPFDPQHIRDLVAQAPSLPGFQP
- a CDS encoding endopeptidase, with the protein product MRHVAKLTACLALLLSAASWAIVPPQQGPSTLSSKAFFKPELYIPVTNEPLQDVQQKLTAQGQSAWADFFARNGKNFHVYLDPRTGAATSIQGSIPMIPGDGVGNTVTLSSLRLALGRGVSQVTEAVVGDLIVKFVSENAKAIGVDPLQLGAPKVTKVSEHLWMVHIPQEVQGVPVRHARVAAVINHGNLILLGTEAWSNTSISAKPTVDPQQAMALASERLGLLSSPGALWMQPTLEIAPLATANTQNGQSFIGTFGAGYSHQLVWTYGFKEEGRSESWKVTVDAQTGETLALEDDNSYLDASITGGIYPSTNTEICPNNETCGSLQANSPMPWANTGLASPNNFTDGAGIYNYSSGTVTTTLAGKYVKISDTCGAVSFSSATGNLNLSGVNGNHDCTTGGGGAGNTAAARSSFYELNKLKEQARGWLPSNTWLQGQLTANVNINSTCNAYWSAGTVNFYRSGGGCRNTGEIGAVFDHEWGHGMDNNDSNGSLSNSSEGYADIAAIYRLQTSCVGHGFFWTSDKGCGQTADGTGYNVNENQVTGQPAHCATNCSGVRDADWAKHTDGIPDTPQNHVCPRCSSSTGPCGRQVHCAAAPARQAAWDLVSRDLRGAPYNYDSNTAFIVANKVFYQGSGNIGTWHACDCTAGTSNGCGATNGYMSWLAADDDNGNLNDGTPHMKAIYAAFNRHNIACSTPAPVDSGCASGPTAAPSATATPGDGQVTLNWSTTTGASSYWVMKTEGFAGCNFGKAKIATVTGTSYTDGEVANGRQYCYSIVGQGTSAACYSQASQCVCTTPSCASPSTPAIVSPAGGATGVQFAAVLDWSDVTGATYDVQVASDAGFATVVASASGLTASTWTVSPALNANTPYYWRVRSANSCGGSSTWSSASAFTTRGCTTLAAPTLSAPANGATGVSAAADLDWTDVTGATAYEVQVASDSAFASVVASNTALAASAWTVSPALSANTTYYWRARAKDTCGASAYSSTFSFTTANICSPQLATYNTTLKVPSCTAACGCDTGTTAIKGRGTMTSGNETNRPNTLGSTCADGNSGTYQTDESLEQLTLKTVDQGNLAPGKQVTLTAKAHCYSSTDKLDLYYSTNPTAATPTWTALTTGLSCPTTRGFYTFTHTFTLNATATGQQAIRGNFRFSSTAGSCTTGGYDDRDDLVFTVSPTIAQATPGKVSTQGRRAAR